A single Mytilus trossulus isolate FHL-02 chromosome 12, PNRI_Mtr1.1.1.hap1, whole genome shotgun sequence DNA region contains:
- the LOC134692510 gene encoding guanylate cyclase 32E-like, with protein MGREYIDRELSYGIYFYSKGSFRDIRNYVLFIESQDTANTCLEAARQYSDVIDKTYEDSLKMMNTTQLEIDRMRSEVRLNKSSIPEGSAKLVQIWISEMNIYRQVIENIQQALTVKIDTVLQKRAYIVFNGLVTSVVVFIVVAIFSPVLIYSAYLLTSRIQQYSFKIAEKTQALNRNKKQSDALLYQLLPQPVAEQLKRNDFVSAEQFVDCTILLSDIVGFTSLSSRSSPYQVVEMLNTLFSCFDCRLSNYDVYKLETIGDGYMVVSGVPTTNGTRHASEIASLALDILHHTKQLKLPQFPGMNYKIRIGCHSGPVVAGVVGSKNPKYCLFGSTVRVAELMESSSESKTLKYFQRIMKSNLIILASLFMSSFST; from the exons ATGGGTCGTGAGTACATTGACAGAGAACTGAGTTATGGTATTTACTTCTACTCAAAGGGGTCTTTTCGTGACATTAGAAATTATGTACTTTTCATAGAAAGTCAAGATACTGCAAACACCTGTCTTGAAGCTGCAAGACAATATTCAGATGTTATTGATAAAACATATGAAGACAGCTTAAAGATGATGAATACCACGCAACTGGAGATAGATCGTATGAGATCTGAAGTCAGGTTAAACAAATCCTCGATACCAGAAGGTTCGGCTAAGTTGGTTCAAATATGGATTTCAGAAATGAACATATATCGCCAAgttattgaaaatattcaacAGGCACTTACGGTCAAGATAGACACCGTATTACAAAAAAGAGCTTACATTGTATTTAACGGTCTGGTCACTTCTGTGGTTGTCTTTATAGTTGTGGCAATTTTTAGTCCAGTCCTCATTTACTCTGCCTACTTGCTGACATCAAGAATTCaacaatattcttttaaaatagcTGAAAA aacTCAAGCTTTGAACAGGAATAAAAAGCAGAGTGACGCTTTATTGTATCAACTATTACCACAACCAGTTGCCGAACAATTGAAACGAAATGACTTTGTTAGTGCAGAACAATTTGTAGACTGTACCATTCTCTTGAGTGACATTGTTGGTTTTACAAGTCTATCCTCCAGAAGTTCTCCGTATCAGGTCGTGGAAATGCTGAATActctattttcatgttttgactGTAGATTGTCGAATTATGACGTGTACAAACTGGAAACAATAGGAGATGGATATATGGTCGTTTCCG GTGTTCCAACAACAAATGGTACAAGACATGCCTCTGAAATAGCAAGTTTAGCACTAGACATTCTACATCATACCAAACAATTGAAGTTGCCCCAGTTTCCTGGAATGAATTATAAGATCAGAATTGGCTGTCATTCAG GTCCAGTGGTGGCCGGAGTAGTAGGATCTAAGAATCcgaaatattgtttatttggaTCGACAGTTCGTGTGGCTGAACTCATGGAATCATCTAGTGAAAGTaagactttaaaatattttcaaaggatAATGAAAtctaatttgattattttagcTAGCTTGTTTATgtcatcattttctacataa
- the LOC134692509 gene encoding uncharacterized protein LOC134692509 translates to MELSDDLKHFFSAASFSRSDNGKRLLLNDPDYAARIHQLEATVQTLVSDMTSMQSAIKTRTQSGAVYIRWGKKTCPQLNGTELIYSGTVGGGWYGRTSSPAELLCLPHDPDFVTKDSATKNPDWFSSVYGAEYQSGSGPNDHDVPCAVCRASYSSSVIMIPGKTSCYTGWKTEFFGRMAASANYQKASSQYTCLDENPDVLEAGGENKDGYQFFVVRAVCGSLTLLLPEGHICPNRQCRRDTCVHG, encoded by the exons ATGGAACTCTCTgatgatttaaaacatttcttcaGTGCTGCGAGTTT CAGTAGAAGTGACAACGGAAAAAGATTGCTTCTAAACGACCCAGATTATGCAGCTCGAATACATCAACTTGAGGCCACTGTGCAGACATTGGTTAGTGACATGACATCAATGCAATCAGCTATAAAAACACGAACAC aGAGTGGAGCTGTCTACATTCGATGGGGAAAGAAAACGTGCCCTCAACTCAACGGGACAGAATTAATATATTCAG GAACTGTTGGCGGCGGTTGGTATGGTAGAACTAGCTCTCCAGCAGAGCTCCTTTGTCTTCCGCATGATCCAGATTTTGTAACAAAAGACTCCGCCACTAAAAATCCCGATTGGTTTTCTTCAGTATACGGTGCTGAATATCAATCAGGCTCAGGGCCTAATGATCATGACGTACCTTGCGCTGTTTGTCGTGCGTCTTATAGCTCATCTGTAATTATGATCCCTGGAAAGACATCTTGCTATACTGGCTGGAAAACAGAATTCTTTGGAAGAATGGCTGCCAGTGCTAATTACCAAAAAGCATCATCACAGTACACTTGTTTAGATGAAAATCCTGATGTTTTGGAAGCAGGAGGGGAAAACAAGGACGGTTACCAGTTTTTCGTTGTAAGAGCCGTCTGTGGGTCgttaaccctcttgctgccggAGGGACACATATGTCCAAACCGGCAGTGCCGGAGGGACACATGTGTCCATGGATAA